A genomic stretch from Pseudomonas sp. MUP55 includes:
- the hxsD gene encoding His-Xaa-Ser system protein HxsD, with amino-acid sequence MTWPVTLKLDSAAYPLSVVQRAAYSLADTVAIQVGIETNQISLTAHPAEARLTLSPEQAHSLILQHLNDFALRDHINRETAGLREVLARAALAGCGVSQ; translated from the coding sequence ATGACATGGCCAGTCACGCTGAAACTCGACAGCGCAGCCTACCCGCTCAGCGTGGTGCAACGCGCCGCTTATTCCCTGGCCGACACTGTCGCGATCCAGGTCGGTATTGAAACCAATCAGATAAGCCTCACGGCCCACCCCGCTGAAGCAAGGCTAACGCTTTCCCCGGAGCAGGCTCACTCGCTGATCCTCCAGCATCTGAACGACTTTGCCCTACGCGACCATATCAACCGCGAAACAGCAGGGTTGCGCGAAGTCCTGGCCCGAGCCGCGCTCGCTGGATGTGGGGTTTCGCAGTGA
- the hxsB gene encoding His-Xaa-Ser system radical SAM maturase HxsB encodes MTLIATDAKHYRLLPFRFMRMNTGHDRDILLTSDTGEYMHVNDAQLRALSYFDVQASTPFYKDLLARHFIYEPGRHDPFPEMAAQYRSRKDFLFQGPALHLFVVTLRCNHTCQYCQVSRAPLGGSGHDLSEADAQAAVDRLFESNAPALTVEFQGGEPLLAFERVRQIVEWIVERNVVEQRDIQFVITTTLHHLTEEILDFAEQNRIQFSTSLDGPAPLHNANRPTPSRDSYECTVKGIQWVRERLGHDAVSALTTLTSRSLEQPEAIIDEYVSQGFSSISLRPLSPYGFATKIAHRLDYPIERYLAFYKKALTYLLHINQQGVFLSESYTSLLLKNILTPFSSGYVDLRSPAGAGTAALVYNYDGYVYPSDEARMLLEMGEDGLRLGTVQQPLSELLASPVMNALLASGVAEALPGCSDCALVPYCGADPIEHYARQSDPIGHRVFSSFCKKNMGLLKHLFGLLCDGDDNVQRVLLSWLNRRSYNDVRFPGYRG; translated from the coding sequence GTGACACTGATAGCGACAGACGCCAAGCACTACCGCTTGCTGCCTTTTCGATTCATGCGCATGAACACGGGACATGACCGTGACATCCTACTCACCTCCGATACCGGTGAGTACATGCACGTGAACGACGCGCAATTACGAGCCCTCAGTTACTTCGACGTTCAAGCAAGTACGCCTTTTTACAAGGACTTGCTGGCCCGCCACTTCATCTACGAACCAGGCCGCCACGACCCATTCCCAGAAATGGCCGCGCAGTATCGCAGCCGCAAGGACTTCCTCTTCCAGGGCCCAGCACTGCACTTGTTCGTAGTGACATTGCGCTGCAACCACACCTGCCAGTACTGCCAGGTGTCGCGTGCCCCTCTGGGAGGATCCGGCCACGACCTGTCGGAAGCGGATGCACAGGCGGCGGTCGATCGCCTGTTCGAATCGAACGCTCCCGCCCTGACTGTGGAATTTCAGGGTGGCGAGCCGCTTCTGGCCTTCGAGCGCGTCCGCCAGATTGTCGAATGGATCGTTGAACGAAACGTGGTCGAACAACGGGATATCCAGTTCGTCATCACCACCACGCTGCACCACCTGACGGAGGAAATACTCGACTTCGCAGAACAAAATCGCATCCAGTTTTCGACCTCGCTCGATGGGCCGGCGCCCTTGCACAATGCCAACCGCCCTACCCCGTCACGAGACTCCTACGAATGCACTGTAAAAGGCATCCAGTGGGTCCGTGAACGCCTTGGCCATGATGCAGTTTCCGCGCTGACCACGCTGACTTCAAGAAGCCTCGAACAACCTGAAGCGATCATCGATGAGTATGTAAGCCAGGGCTTTTCCAGCATCTCGCTTCGGCCTCTGAGCCCTTATGGGTTTGCCACCAAGATTGCCCATCGACTTGATTACCCTATTGAGCGATACCTGGCCTTCTACAAGAAGGCACTGACCTATTTGCTGCATATCAACCAACAGGGCGTATTCCTCTCAGAGAGTTATACGAGCCTGTTGCTGAAGAATATCCTGACACCCTTCTCCTCCGGCTATGTAGACCTGCGCTCCCCCGCTGGCGCAGGCACTGCGGCGCTGGTCTACAACTATGACGGTTACGTCTATCCCTCGGACGAAGCCCGAATGTTGCTGGAGATGGGTGAAGACGGCTTAAGGCTCGGCACCGTGCAGCAACCCTTGTCTGAATTGCTCGCATCGCCCGTTATGAATGCGTTGCTCGCCAGTGGTGTAGCAGAGGCGCTGCCGGGCTGCTCCGATTGCGCACTTGTCCCGTACTGCGGTGCTGACCCCATCGAACACTACGCCCGTCAATCTGACCCGATCGGACACCGAGTGTTCAGCAGCTTCTGCAAGAAGAACATGGGGCTGCTGAAGCATCTTTTCGGTCTGCTTTGCGATGGCGACGACAACGTACAGAGAGTGCTGCTGTCTTGGTTGAACAGGCGCTCTTACAACGATGTTCGATTTCCGGGTTACAGAGGCTGA